A stretch of Equus przewalskii isolate Varuska chromosome 11, EquPr2, whole genome shotgun sequence DNA encodes these proteins:
- the SLC43A1 gene encoding large neutral amino acids transporter small subunit 3 isoform X2: MAPTLQQAYRRRWWMACTAVLENLFFSAVLLGWGSLLIMLKNEGFYSSMCSAKNTTNATQDEQHQWPSCDRQEEMLNLGFTIGSFLLSATTLPLGILMDRFGPRPMRLVGSASFAASCTLMALASRDTEVLSPLIFLALSLNGFGGICLTFSSLTLPNMFGNLRSTFMALMIGSYASSAITYPGIKLIYDAGVSFLVIMFTWSGLACLIFLNCALNWPRESFPAPEEVNYTKKIKLSGLALDHKVTGDRFYTHVTLVGQRLSQKAPSLEEAPDGFISSQDVRGISENPPENSVPFRKSLCSPVFLWSLLTMGVTQLRVIFYMAAMNKMLEYLVTGGQEHETDNLRQRAAETVGFYSSIFGAMQLLCLLTCPFIGYIMDWRIKDCVDSPTEGTALGDARDGVATKSVRPRYRKIQKLTNAINAFTVTNFLLVGFGITCLINSLHLQFVTFVLHTMVRGFYHSACGSLYAAVFPSNHFGTLTGLQSLISAVFALLQQPLFMIMVGPLKGEPFWVNLSLLLISLLGFLLPSYLFYYRARLQREYATHWENPLKMLSSPEVTA; encoded by the exons CGTACCGCAGGCGCTGGTGGATGGCCTGCACGGCGGTGCTGGAGAACCTCTTCTTCTCTGCCGTGCTCCTGGGCTGGGGCTCCCTGCTGATCATGCTCAAGAACGAGGGCTTCTATTCCAGCATGTGCTCAG CTAAGAACACCACCAATGCCACCCAGGATGAGCAGCACCAGTGGCCAAGCTGTGACCGccaggaagagatgctcaacCTGGGCTTCACCATCGGCTCCTTCTTGCTCAGCGCCACCACCCTGCCACTGGGGATCCTCATGGACCGCTTTGGCCCCCGGCCCATGCGGCTGGTTGGCAG TGCCAGCTTCGCTGCATCCTGCACTCTCATGGCTCTGGCCTCTCGGGACACCGAAG TTCTGTCTCCGTTGATATTCCTGGCGCTGTCCCTGAATGGCTTTGGTGGCATCTGCCTCACGTTCTCATCGCTCACG CTGCCCAACATGTTTGGGAACCTGCGCTCCACCTTCATGGCCCTCATGATTGGCTCCTATGCCTCCTCTGCCATCACGTACCCAGGAATCAAG CTGATCTACGACGCGGGGGTGTCCTTCTTGGTTATCATGTTCACCTGGTCGGGCCTGGCCTGCCTCATCTTTCTGAACTGTGCCCTCAACTGGCCCAGAGAATCCTTCCCCGCTCCTGAGGAAGTCAACTACAC GAAGAAGATCAAGCTCAGTGGGCTGGCCCTGGATCACAAGGTGACAGGTGACCGCTTCTACACCCATGTGACCCTTGTGGGCCAGCGGCTGAGCCAGAAGGCCCCCAGCCTGGAGGAGGCACCTGATGGATTCATCTCATCCCAGGACGTTCGTGGCATCTCAGAAAACCCTCCTGAGA ATTCTGTCCCCTTCCGCAAGAGTCTCTGCTCCCCCGTTTTCCTGTGGAGCCTCCTCACCATGGGCGTGACCCAGCTGCGGGTCATCTTCTACATGGCCGCCATGAACAAGATGCTGGAGTACCTCGTGACTGGTGGCCAGGAGCATG AGACGGACAACCTGAGACAAAGGGCGGCAGAGACAG TTGGGTTCTACTCCTCCATCTTTGGGGCCATGCAGCTGTTGTGCCTTCTTACCTGCCCCTTTATCGGCTACATCATGGACTGGCGGATCAAGGACTGCGTGGACAGCCCCACTGAGGGCACTGCCCTCGGAGACGCCAG GGATGGTGTTGCCACCAAGTCCGTCAGACCGCGCTACCGCAAGATCCAGAAGCTCACCAATGCCATCAACGCCTTCACCGTGACCAACTTTCTGCTTGTGGGTTTTGGCATCACCTGCCTCATCAACAGTTTACACCTCCAG tTTGTGACCTTTGTCCTGCACACCATGGTTCGAGGTTTCTACCACTCGGCCTGTGGAAGCCTCTATGCTGCAGT CTTCCCATCCAACCACTTCGGGACGCTCACGGGCCTGCAGTCCCTCATCAGTGCCGTGttcgctctgctgcagcagcccctcTTCATGATCATGGTGGGACCGCTGAAAGGAGAGCCCTTCTGG